One region of Coffea eugenioides isolate CCC68of unplaced genomic scaffold, Ceug_1.0 ScVebR1_215;HRSCAF=854, whole genome shotgun sequence genomic DNA includes:
- the LOC113756296 gene encoding calmodulin-binding transcription activator 3-like, whose amino-acid sequence MMSYKAENGMPSAGSGNCSLVLKQPHLSGIQAEESLKKVDSFSRWMAKELGEVEELPLQSTNGYSWSVIQTEDVVGDSCTPTQLQLDADTLNFSLSQDQLFSITDFSPNWAYSRLETKVLTRFPRRRSQSLL is encoded by the exons ATGATGAGTTACAAGGCTGAGAATGGTATGCCTTCTGCAGGGTCTGGAAACTGCTCTTTGGTTCTGAAGCAGCCACATCTGAGTGGAATCCAAGCAGAAGAAAGCTTGAAGAAAGTGGACAGCTTCTCCCGATGGATGGCTAAAGAATTAGGTGAAGTTGAGGAATTGCCTTTGCAATCAACCAATGGATACTCATGGAGTGTGATACAGACTGAGGATGTGGTTGGTGATTCCTGTACTCCCACCCAGCTGCAACTGGATGCAGACACATTAAATTTCTCACTCTCCCAAGATCAACTATTTAGCATCACTGATTTTTCACCAAATTGGGCTTACTCAAGGTTGGAGACCAAG GTTCTAACACGATtcccaagaagaagaagccagTCATTGCTGTGA